The Daphnia carinata strain CSIRO-1 chromosome 9, CSIRO_AGI_Dcar_HiC_V3, whole genome shotgun sequence nucleotide sequence ATCAGAAAATTACGAGCAATATTACATTATGACAAGACACATTGCAGAGAACTATAGAAGTACATAGCTACGCCTCTCTAGAAAACAGGCTGACGAAGAAGTGCACATATAAGATGGAGCGGTGTTTTTGACTGGGCTTATTTTAGCAAACGGCAAGTAACAAACAACATATATTGTGTTGTTCGCCAATAAGCCTATAAGAGTTGAAACTATGTTGTTTCTCGCACTCGTTTTATTTAGTTGTCGTATCGTTTTGTTGCCAGTCATCAGCATTGCAAGTGACACCAGAAACCAGCAAGATATGACTGATACATTTGTGTGGAATTGTCCCCATCTTTTATCCTACGCTGCTGAGCTATCAAACTTTCATTTGGATTTTTTACTACGACATGCAGCTTCAATTAATCAGCAAACCGTCAGCCGACAAAGTAAAACCTCCATAGTGTTCAAGCTTTTTCATAAATGCCTTTTGAAGTTGCTCTTTGATGCTCATGTCCAGCTTTTGTAAACACGCCTAGGAACGCAGACATAAGTATAAAGTTAGAGATTATCACGTTATATAAGCATATGGCACCATGTGTAACTCAAGGGACGACGTATATATCCTACGATGAATTAACTTGTTGAAACTTTTAAACACAATGTTACTGACATTTAAATCCATTTACAAAGGTGACTATTTTTCAGAAGATTTTGTGACTGCTGATTATTCAAATGACATGCCAAATGAATATCCATGGCAATTCGCAACCGATTCATCTCCAACGAACTTAGACGAACTGTTCAATCGACTATTAGACAAAAAATGCGGCCTgcagaagaaagaagaaaccaGAAAATCATTTCACTCACGACGTCTGCGATCACTGCCCAAAGGACCTCCCAGTAATTAAATTCAACTacaatatttcattttgtttggaTTCTGTTTCTCTGGGGTGGAAATAATGCATTTCTAGTTCCTGTGTATCGGACTGCTAGTTAACGTTTTGAGCTTGTACTAGTAATATGGAAATATTTGCGAGTAAGGGTACGGGTATTATGGGCTTACTACTGCATAGTATAAATTCTGTTAAGTCCAATTGCTTTAAACCGTACCAAACATGCATTCAGGTCCAATTGACCGAaggtttgaagaaaaagacggGGACAACGAGATTTATCCTGTATCAGACTCCAAGttcctgaaaataaaatggcaTTTGCTCGGTTTGAAACTGAATCTTCTATCTCACCTTTGTAAATGTCCACCTGGTAACTTCGTTTTGATTCTCTGTAATAATTTCACCGAAATATCGTATTCggaacattttgttttcgctttgCAAGGTCCTCCCGGCGAACCTGGACCAATTGGCCCACCTGGTAGTGATGGTGTCGATGGTAGAAATGGTGTAGATGGAGTAGACGGTGTAGATGGGGTCGATGGTGAAGATGGAATGGATGGTACAGATGGCATAGATGGTATAGATGGAATACCTGGAACGCCCGGAATACCTGGAAATGATGGTGATCCAGGCCTACAAGGTCCAATAGGTCTGCCAGGTGCTGACGGGCAGGATGGTAACGACGGTAAGCCCGGTAATCCTGGCAATCCTGGCAATCCTGGTCAGCCTGGTGAACCGTGTAAACCTTGTTAGAGGACACCTTAGGTGCAACCCTGATAACAAACATCAGGAAGGTTCCAACATTTGCTTATGTTTTACAGTTAGTTACAAACATTCTTTACTTGCTGGGAAGGTGATCCAGATATGTTCTCTGAAGGTGATGCCAGTGTCTCAAATGTTATGCTCCTCCAGCTCTAGCCAATATCCAATGCAAAAAGTTTTTCCCTTCGCTTAGCATTTATACTGGCATTTTATATGACTGATTTGCAACAGATTGGCATCATTAGTTAACTACGAGCTTCTAATTGCGTTATTTTATGTCTTTTGTCTCGTATTTTAGTCTTACTGTTTACTCTTCAGAGATTGTGAATTGCCATTTGGTCGCTCTTGTTGTCATTACTAAAAACACGAATACAGTTATCAAGCCAATTCAGAACCGTATAGTAGTCTTCATTACTTGAATGAATGTTGCCTAACTGGAaatgatgttttgtttgctttcgaGATCACCAATAAAATTGGCCtggaaacattttaaaattctgtataaaaaactGCCACGCAAACACTTTCTTCTATGTTTGGGAACTTTTGTATGTAAATCCTCGCGTTTTAAGCGTGCAAAACGGAAAATGAACCGCAGGTATGTAAGCTACAGAAACGTAAAAAAGTGCTCGTGTGAAAGCACCTTATAAAAGGGGCCATGCAAATCTCCTAAAGTAATCGTCCAACAAACCCACACCCAGAAAACCCCACCGCAATTTTGGTAACCGGGAATCCATCACTGGCTCCAAAATAGATCTggaaaataatgaattttGATAATTTATTTCTATAAGAAGGAGATGAAACATACACAAAGAGTATTAATGAAAACTGGAAAGACCCTAttggtgttttgttttaagtgaTTGACCAAGTTGGTGAAAGAATGAGGCTCTGGTGGTTTTTctatctgtttttcttctgtgaTTGCTGGGGAGAAATGCAGCAATACATAAACGAACATATTTGAtttcatgtgaaaatatgttACTCAAGTTGTCTTTACCTGTTTCTTTTGAAGGTAAGCATTCCTGTAGTATTGGccaaagaggaagagaaatgAAGACATGTAGACCACTAATGCATATTGCATCCAAAGAGGAAAGTCACAGCCATAGACCAAGGCTCTTAAACCGAGAACCAAAGCTGAGACAAACTGTGCCTatgaagagtaaaaaaaatcaaatccttTTGTTCTATTCAGCAGTAAAAAATGGATATGACAAACCATCTGAAGAATAGTAAGGTACTTTTTCCAACAGAGGTACTTTTGGACTTTTGGACCACACGCAGCCAGTGCATAGTACAAGTACATGGCAACATGTATGAAGCTGTTGACCATTGCAGCAAAAAACGCTGCAGTCATTTAATTGCAAGAAAAGGATAATATGAATTGGAAATCAAGTCTTTTCTCTATATGAAGCCTCTCATTACCTGAGCCACCAGGAACCCATTTGACACCTATCCACCAGAGCACAAACATGGTCGAATGATGATAGACGTGTAAGAAGGTAAGTTGCTGCCACTTTTTACGTAAAACTAAGAAGATCGTGTCCATCATTTCAACCAGTCGTGAAAAGTAGTACCACCATAACGCCGAAGCAATCTGTGCCAATTTCAAAGTTcaacaatataaaaaatgaaattagggATCGAAACATTACTCGCATTGATTTCATCGCTCAggattttcaattaaaattcaaatgtttttttccaaaccaTTTCGTCTGCTATCTTGGATACGGCTTTGTCGACAGTGCAAATAGATGGCGTTCGCAAGATGTCGTCTGCTTTGCACAAGCTTTCAATAGTgctggcattttttttctttttgcttttcctaaCAATTTAACTAAAATATCTCACCCGTATTTCGTCGGGATCATCGGAGTAATTCACTGGCTGACATAACCAATTGTATTGCTTCCTGTGCTGCGTTGTGGCCAACTGTCATCAACCAAAATTAAATCACTGCATTGGTAGAAAATTGGCAATGATTGCAACAGCTGTAACATACCTCTAGTCCGATGTAGAGATTGAGAAGGGCCATGGCCAAATTGTAGGGTATCAATATACCccttaaagaaaatggtttccttTTAGCCATAAATTTTCGACCGTAATAAACGGACGTGAGGTAGGCCATGGCGATTAACAGCGTCGGCAATGGTGACGCCATTAGCGGCCATTTGGCTACGCGTGGATCTGCCGGTTGGAAAAACATTGTAAAGCTATTGCAACAGACCATTCTTAAAGGACACTAGTAATTCATTCGAACTAAACATACCTGCTCGGCTCATGCACCATCCGTAAAATTGGACAAGCCGTTGATAAACACtgacaaaatgaaatgaaaattccgAATAGACTCGACTGATGGATGTTTCCATCTTccttcttctgttttcttcttgtggtAAATAAAACCCACCACAGCTCCACACGTTATTCTCACGCTAAAACGTTATTATGCAATCCAACGGCGAAATAACCTGGAGTTATTCCGTCACCACGGAATAAGACGCGTGCCGGCCGGGAAAATGTCGGTTGCTCGTACACCAAACGGCGAGTCGTTGAGTTTATTTTTTCGATCAATAAAGAGTCCGTAGTGCTGGTAGAGGGGAGACCGTAGGATCTGTAGGGGGAGGTaaaagggggagagagaggACCCAACGCGATGACGCAGTCGCAGTACTAACGAAACTATAGAAATGGGGACTATTCGAAATTTCCGAATAATTATAGTCATCCTTTTTGGTGTATTTATATCGACTGAAATGTAACACggccattaaaaacaaattgcacaacataaataaaaacattttgttttttcttgacCAGAATTTAAATAATCACCTACTTTCATAGTTTCCAATTAAATGTATTTGATTTAGGTAGCCTCTATACGTGAAATATCAATTGGCTTTTCGATTCCTGTCGATGCAGTGTCCGATTTGTCGAGTACTTGCCCATATATTTCAGTATAGGCTACGGGGATGCTGTGTCTTCGGtgctaattgaaattttaaccAAGTTTAAATCAATTAGATGTTCAGAATGAAAAacatcgataaaaaaaaggagagccaCATTCAACATTTGTAAAGGGAACGCAAAATAGTGCACGGAAAAGTCAAATACATTCAATTGGAATTTACgggttgctttttgtttttttccgagtggattttgttgtttttggtaGGGGAAGTTTGGTTTCAACGACGTGAAGAAGACAAAGAAGTGGGGAGGTCGACAAGGCTCATCATGCGGCGACGGGCAATAGGAGCGCGAGCGGAACGACGAATGGTCGCGCCCGATCGACTGGCGGCCGATGGGAAGAAACTGCGACCGAAACGGATGAAATTGGATCTCAAACTGCGAGAAGGACGGGCAGGATGGGGCAATTGCTCTTCTTCATCCTTGCCATCCGATTCGTTCAACCCCATCAATCTGtcgtgaaaaaataaaattaaatattgATAAGCGTATCCACAGTAGTAGAAAGTTATGTTTGTGGACCGACATAGAGTTACATAAGTTTCACCCTCCCACGCACGGCATTATAGTTTACaatataaatttttatgtaaataaaaaaaaatgccgacaCGTAGAACAGTGAAAAACTTGGGAACTAAGTTAAGCcccattttttatgttttaattgGTAACAAGTTTCCATCCCAAACTTGATAACTTAGGTGCTGTACGAGGCACGTCTGAACAGGGAAGAAGGAGCTCGGGATAAAGGTTGGAAATATCATATCTATTCAATTAGGAGAACagccaaataataaaaatgactTCCTCTGCATGCGTGACGTGATgtaaaactgaaaattttcaGATAAAAAGGGTAGTAAAAAGTTTTGCTTTCAAGAGAATTCAAACTGTGTCGATGTCTTGGCAACCGGATTCAACGAGCCACCCAGTTCTATTTCCATGGATatcaaaaacaattattaCTACTTTGAAACGCATTGAAAAGTGCAAAGTTATGTTAACTTCGTATTTTAGCTTGCGAATAAAGTTTACAGAAGGATGTAAAATGGTATTGAGTGATTAAAACGTAACGCCGAAtaagggacttgaacccttgacctcaggattaaaagtcccgcgctctaccgactgagctaaccCGGCCTTACGATGACGTCACAAATTAAACATAATGACCTAATAGGATTTTTGAAGTGAATCGATTGGGGAACACGTTAAGAATGGGGTGGGAAATGAGATTTTCACTTAATAAAGGACGAAAgcagacgagaaaaaaaaaaaaagtgttaagAAAACCACGATATACCTGATGGGCGGTGTCGGCTGCACTTGACGGCTAGCAGTCTTCATCATTCCGCTGCGTCCGAACCGGATGAAATTCTTATTCAGCGCGCTTCGGCGATAAAGTACGGCGATAGGAGTTGATGCGCTATTACGGCTTGCAACCAAGGGTTCGGCTTCTTGCCGCTTTCGCTGTTGATGAATGCCTTTTACGGCGTTTAAATAATATTCAAATCCCTTATTGTTATTATCATCTTCTTCCGAAGATGACGAGACACCGTTCAGCCACTCGTCGTCGATTTCTTCGTCGGACATTTCGCCATACGAGCGAGCCTGATGAACATTCACGATCATCATCAGGCCGAAAACAACGTAGAGGAAACGCAATCCGTTCATTGTTTCGGGGTGTTCGTTGGTCTCGATCACCTTActgaaaattaaagaaaatttaacagaCTTATTGGAAGACGATGGCTTGGAAAAGGGATTATGCATCTACACTACACAAAATGCTAAAGAGTATGAAATTGTTAATCCTTGCTTTCTTCATattctctccattttttcatcttctttcgcATTTCGTGCGAAAGTAATAAGTCTTGCATTTCCTGATGTCTCTTACACGGCAATTGCTACTAaaccttattttttaacgACAACACCTGCGGATAAATATGTGGTAGATACAGTAATTACGTATCATATTGTGCATTGTACACAACCGCGTATGCAACAAGAAAGCTAACATGGTAGTCAAGAACACATGCCTTATAGTTACGCGTGTTACACCCACCACGAAAAGATTATCTACATAAGTAATTGGATGTGAAGtcaacaaagagaaaataaatattttatgtggTAATGGCTACACGAATATAGTTACCAATTTGTAAAGGGCTGTCTGTGACAAGGTGGGTGATGAAACGTGGGCGAAGTCGTCGAATCAACGTGGCACTTCAGGAATATGTATCTTTAACGGATAAATTTAACGGCTGCACAACAGTGGTTCACGTCGGAGTGATGTTCAGACGCGCTTAGGACGAGTTGATGCCTTCGACTGACAGAGTTGGTGGCTGGCTCGACTACTTTTGACTGGTTCGCCTCCTTAAACGAAACCCACTTCTGATGCCCACTCACATTTGCCTCTTTTACGTGTTGTAAACCCGCCCCCTACTTCCGTGTGGATGGCATTCGATTGTGCCTAGAACTTGGTGCAGGTTGTGTGCTGACATAAAGATCCGAATCACAGCGACATGGTCACATCAAAATAGTTAAAGATGAAAATTAGGAagcctataaaaaaaaaagaatattttaatGTACTACAATCGGCTTAAAGTAGACTAAAGTATTACGTCATTTGTGGTGTAGGTATCATCTCAAATGTCAAAGTGCATCTTAGAGCAGCGAGAAGAGTAGTGAAATGTTTGATgtcttttttgcttcttcgaATACATTTGAGCACATTTGGCTCCGGTTGTATCCGATGCACAGGTGCGATACGTGCCTCACTTGATCTATTCAATAACACAGGTGAAGCAACTTGCATTTACCTGTTCCTGGAATCATCTTGAAATGTCAATGTAATACATATTGACCGGCTTGGAGCTGTTCGCCCCCCGAtgcgcaaaatatttttagtttCTCAATAATTCAACGTTGTCCAAACTAATGTCATCTTGCATTTGTAATGAGCCCCCAAATCCGGAAAGCAAGAACAAATAACGTGGGCGATTAGATTTGACATGGTTCGCCTATGTTGTGAATTGTTCACGACCTAATCCTTTTACAAAATCTGTACATTAAGTTTGATCTAGATTGATGTTACCATAGCTAAGACATGTTTGTGTAGATCAAGAGTTTGTATGAATTGATTATGATTGTATGCGTTGATCTCCACAAGTTTGACGGTTCCGTTgctgtttttcttaaaaacaaaagttggtCGAACAACAAAAGTCTACCtgaaaataacacaaaaaaggtaaaaatttttcacttAAAATTGTCTAGAAATGCATGATAAATATGTGTGACATTTTCAGCATAACAATTTGCGGTCCCATTGACCCTATCTTTTCTGCCGtctttaattgaataaaaatttaaagaactgTTGCAAATGGACATTCCATGTCATGGCGATAGTCATTGCTTAATCGGTAGACATAGCAGAATTGTATAGGCAGGTCTTTACTCCTATTTTCTATAGAAATAATTTTACGTAGCTTTTATTTCGTAAAGGTTAAACGTGTCGAGATCATTGCATAAAATGCTATTCGTATATGCTTCAAATGtttatgaatttttctttttttcttgggtaAAATGTCGGCTGCTTACGCCACGTCTAGTGAGGTTTCCTTCTCCTTTTGTTCTCACGAAATTGAGTGTAACAATACAATAGCCCCATTTACTTTTGTCACGTTGAAGTGCTCTATCAAATACGACCTTTTCTGCTCAgtcctttttccccttttagtGTATTACCATTTCTGTTTCTTGAATCATTTATATGATggactttttttcttaatcaaATTGGCAGCACTACTTTTAATAGTTTCGAAGGCGGAAAAAAAGATTCTGCAGATCCCCACTTGGGGATCAATTAGTTGCccaacttccttttttttagcaCTCTTTGCAATATCCTTGAACGTCTTTGCCCGGCGAACCAtactttcttttcaaacgTATAATCTAGTTTCAAAACTATTAGATCACATAGATGACTCGATAAATCAAAATCCTTTTTACGTTTCGCACGGCTGTAAATCGTGAAACAGGATAGCTCATCTCTTAAAAAGTGTGTGCAAGATAAAAGTCTATATTTAAATATACCAGTCCATCATCCAGCCatttcaataaacaaaatacatttacacacacacacgcacccATCGCGTTTCAACGTCGCTTCAATGTTACGTTTGATACTTGTGTGCACGGTAGGTTGTCCCGTCCTTGTACAGACTCGAGATAAATATTAACTATGCATCCATTGTCACGTTACACAAAAACGTAGTCTACGCTCCTGAACTGTTGTACTTGAAATGTTTAGAATGCAAATCGAACTCAATTTACGTAAACGTGACTCGTCTAATCGGTATTCCCTTCACAACACCCATTGGAACTTAAACTTTAAGCAACGTCAATGAGATGTTATGGCTGTACATGCCCAGTCAAGCCAAATAGATTGGTAAATAAGAAATTGCTCACCTGTTTTCCAAGAAacttccaaaagaaaaggagttTTTAATTCCTAGCCAAAATTCTACTGTTTTCCACGTGGAATAGAAATGGTGGACGGTGTAATGGTGGTGTTCCAACGACGAAAGAACAATTTCGAGTGCCGATCTTCGAAAGTAAACTATCGATTCAAATATCGATTTTTGGATTtagttttaatgaaaaatatgcTTCAAAGAATTGGTTTTCAACGagaaatgtta carries:
- the LOC132088321 gene encoding cuticle collagen 3A3-like, with translation MEIFASKGTGPIDRRFEEKDGDNEIYPVSDSKFLKIKWHLLGLKLNLLSHLCKCPPGPPGEPGPIGPPGSDGVDGRNGVDGVDGVDGVDGEDGMDGTDGIDGIDGIPGTPGIPGNDGDPGLQGPIGLPGADGQDGNDGKPGNPGNPGNPGQPGEPCKPC
- the LOC130688450 gene encoding elongation of very long chain fatty acids protein 4-like isoform X2, which produces METSISRVYSEFSFHFVSVYQRLVQFYGWCMSRADPRVAKWPLMASPLPTLLIAMAYLTSVYYGRKFMAKRKPFSLRGILIPYNLAMALLNLYIGLELATTQHRKQYNWLCQPVNYSDDPDEIRIASALWWYYFSRLVEMMDTIFLVLRKKWQQLTFLHVYHHSTMFVLWWIGVKWVPGGSAFFAAMVNSFIHVAMYLYYALAACGPKVQKYLCWKKYLTILQMAQFVSALVLGLRALVYGCDFPLWMQYALVVYMSSFLFLFGQYYRNAYLQKKQKKNR
- the LOC130688450 gene encoding elongation of very long chain fatty acids protein 4-like isoform X1 — its product is METSISRVYSEFSFHFVSVYQRLVQFYGWCMSRADPRVAKWPLMASPLPTLLIAMAYLTSVYYGRKFMAKRKPFSLRGILIPYNLAMALLNLYIGLELATTQHRKQYNWLCQPVNYSDDPDEIRIASALWWYYFSRLVEMMDTIFLVLRKKWQQLTFLHVYHHSTMFVLWWIGVKWVPGGSAFFAAMVNSFIHVAMYLYYALAACGPKVQKYLCWKKYLTILQMAQFVSALVLGLRALVYGCDFPLWMQYALVVYMSSFLFLFGQYYRNAYLQKKQQSQKKNR
- the LOC130688452 gene encoding uncharacterized protein LOC130688452, yielding MNGLRFLYVVFGLMMIVNVHQARSYGEMSDEEIDDEWLNGVSSSSEEDDNNNKGFEYYLNAVKGIHQQRKRQEAEPLVASRNSASTPIAVLYRRSALNKNFIRFGRSGMMKTASRQVQPTPPIRLMGLNESDGKDEEEQLPHPARPSRSLRSNFIRFGRSFFPSAASRSGATIRRSARAPIARRRMMSLVDLPTSLSSSRR